A stretch of Dysidea avara chromosome 5, odDysAvar1.4, whole genome shotgun sequence DNA encodes these proteins:
- the LOC136255555 gene encoding dynein light chain Tctex-type 5-like: protein MNCCLGGVSHSYGQLRLEGANKERDDVKMAQKGEGMAGQASLVARQSSLFCTSSFQDALKVKRQSQANLSVISLAQEPIPEQPSKGKPRVVLENTYQLEPNQKFESYKVKKIIEDVFESQLKTESYDRNASKQLCMTLSEMIKNKVKEINVPRYRLVCVVSIGQLRDQGFRMGSQCIWDPKYDTFASSSYKNNSLFAVGTVFAVYLE, encoded by the coding sequence ATGAACTGTTGTTTGGGGGGCGTGTCTCATAGTTACGGGCAGCTGAGGCTAGAAGGCGCTAACAAGGAGAGAGACGACGTGAAAATGGCTCAAAAAGGCGAAGGTATGGCTGGCCAAGCGTCACTGGTGGCACGACAGTCGAGTTTATTTTGTACAAGCAGTTTCCAAGACGCGTTAAAGGTGAAACGGCAAAGCCAAGCAAACCTCAGCGTCATATCGCTAGCACAGGAACCCATACCAGAGCAGCCATCCAAAGGGAAGCCACGAGTTGTATTGGAGAACACTTACCAACTTGAGCCAAACCAGAAGTTCGAATCCTACAAGGTTAAGAAGATAATTGAAGATGTATTTGAAAGTCAATTGAAGACAGAATCTTATGACCGGAACGCGTCTAAACAGCTCTGTATGACCTTGTCTGAGATGATCAAGAATAAAGTAAAAGAGATTAACGTGCCTCGCTACAGATTAGTCTGTGTTGTGAGTATTGGACAGTTGAGGGACCAGGGGTTCCGTATGGGCAGCCAGTGCATTTGGGACCCCAAATATGACACGTTTGCTTCAAGCAGTTACAAGAACAATAGTCTGTTTGCTGTGGGAACAGTGTTTGCAGTGTACCTGGAGTAA